The Kribbella sp. HUAS MG21 genome includes the window AGGCGGCGAGCCCGTCCTGCACCACCTCGCCGGTGCGCTGGACGGCGAAGTCGATGATCGTGGTCGTCCCGCCGTACGCCGCCGCGCGGGTGCCGGTGTCGAACGTGTCGCTGGCCGCCGTACCGCCGAACGGCAGCTCCATGTGCGTGTGCGCGTCGATCCCGCCGGGGATCACGTATTTGCCGGAGGCATCGAGTACCTCGTCGACGGTGATCGCCGGAGTGAAGGACGGATCCAGGACCGCGACGATCTTCTCGCCCTCGACCAGCACGTCCGCGACCCGGGTCCCGGTCGGTCCGACGACGGTTCCACCTTTGACGAGCAACGACATTCGCGGGTCCCCTCTACGGTTTCGTCAGGTCTCCGTACGCGTCGGGGCGGCGGTCGCGGTAGAACTGCCAGCGGTCGCGGACGGTGTCCAGCAGGCTCAGGTCCAGGTCGCGGACGATCAGTTCCGGATCGTGGTCGTGGCCGGTGTCGCCGACGAACTTCCCCTCCGGGTCCACGAAGTACGACGTACCGTAGAAGTCGTTGTCGCCGTACTCCGCCTCGATGCCGACCCGGTTGATCGCGCCGATGAAGTACTCGTTCGCCACCGCGGCGGCGGGTTGTTCGAGCTTCCACAAGTACGACGACAGGCCGCGGTGCGTCGCGGACGGGTTGAAGACGATCTTCGCGCCGGCCAGGCCGAGCGCCCGCCAGCCCTCCGGGAAGTGCCGGTCGTAGCAGATGTAGACGCCGATCCGGCCGACCGCGGTGTCGAAGATCGGGTAGCCGAGGTTGCCCGGGCGGAAGTAGAACTTCTCCCAGAAGCCCTTCACCTGCGGGATGTGGTTCTTCCGGTACTTGCCCAGAAAGGTGCCGTCGGCATCGATGACCGCGGCGGTGTTG containing:
- a CDS encoding nitrilase-related carbon-nitrogen hydrolase; this translates as MADVVRAALVQTSWTGDKESMIKAHEDYTRQAAAAGAKVICFQELFYGPYFCQKQDAEYYEYAESVPGPTTERFAALAEELGMVMVLPVYEQEQPGVLYNTAAVIDADGTFLGKYRKNHIPQVKGFWEKFYFRPGNLGYPIFDTAVGRIGVYICYDRHFPEGWRALGLAGAKIVFNPSATHRGLSSYLWKLEQPAAAVANEYFIGAINRVGIEAEYGDNDFYGTSYFVDPEGKFVGDTGHDHDPELIVRDLDLSLLDTVRDRWQFYRDRRPDAYGDLTKP